GGAATTGATCTCCTTCACCGTACAGTTGCATTAAAAAGATGTAACTGCATCAATATAGTAATATATCATACACGGTGTCGTGATTATCACACAATCACTTTATCGCCACAACTGGATACAAATATGAAGTTAATTCATTTCAACTCATTCTTTCCTTCGACAGTTATAGCGATATTTTCATATACGGTATCGCAAGCATTGTTATTTGAATCTCTCATACTTAGGGCGCAGCAAATGAATCATAAACGTGcttttcatgtgacattttgcttttacttttaaGCGATTCAGCACACACAAGATGGCGCCGAAATCTCGTCAGACAAATCACTCAACGCCCCCCAAACGACGTCAATTGCAGCGTTTTGGCCGCACAACTTTTGGGAGTATTTTCAAGGGCTCGCGGGGGgtcattgaaaaagaaaagtagaCGGCAAAGTTTGGGAATAACATTGAAGAGTTCGTGTACGAAAATCCAACATCACAGCTGACCTGTTGCTCcgtttaaacaaaataaaaaaataaaaactcccaAATCGTCGTTCGCTCGAAGATCAATGACATAATATAAGCCATTAAGCTTCTCTGAGAGTATCTGCTTGGGTAAAATACACGTTAACAACGTCTTCGTGTTGCAACATCAAACGACGTCGCATTTCGTcgctcttttgtttttcttccgcGTTTTTCCAAACCGAAACTACAAAAACCTCAAGTACTCAAGTTGCTACTTACCGCCGGAAAGTTGGCAATTTCGTGTGTGTCCAGGTAGCAGCACTAGCAATGGCGCAGGGGTGCGGGGAAACCAAAGACAAAGGAAAGAAAGTGAACACCCTCCGCCTTTTACGCGTAAATCGAAAGCCGCGTGGACGAAGTTGGGGCAACTTGAAAGCTGCTGAGCGGCGGCGGTGACGTCACGACACAACTTCCGCCcaagcttcatcttcttcttcttcgggcGGACATGATTGACAGCTTATCGGTGCATTACCCCCACCGACCGGACTGGAGTGTGGAACAGGCGCTCATTGgcaggtaaaataaaaaaattaaaaaatcaatcaataaacaaACTAGATTGTTTTATCAGCGTAGGTTTCCCTCTTGATCTTAATGtcataccttttttttaacctaccgATTTCCACAAACGGCGTGTTAATGTAAAGTTGCGATAATTTGTCTTCTAGTTGTTCCACGGTTGACACGTGTGCCTATTTTGCGATGGATGCCAAATATGCTTTGTAATTAATGATTGTAATCGTACATTCTCTTACATACTATTTAACATATCCTGGTGTCGGACTCTTTCGAGTCCGAAAGGGGGATTGAAGGCCCTCGCACGCGATATACTGATGCCATGATCATACATGGACTTATTTGTGCACCGTTATGTTGTGTAACCTAACCTCAGTAGCAAAATGTTCTGATAACAGTGTAGGTGTGAAACTACATATCAGCCGCAGAACAGGATGTTTTGTGCCAAGAAGAGATATTGCTGTGGCCTCGGATCCACCCTGCTCAAGTTTTAAACGCCGTATATAACCTCGCACTGAACGCTGAGAAAGCGCACATTTGAGCAGCTGCAAGCCTTCGCCTGTAGAACATCTGTGCCCAGAATATTCTGCAATAAAGTTCATTTCCAGTCTCTGATTCTGACCAACATTCTCACCCTCCGAAATCCAACGAACACGCGAAGGACTGGCGGCGAAAAGCCTCCTTCCACATGATCCAAGCCCAAATTCCGAACCGGTATCACAAAACGTATTTGTGGCTGACTCGGTCCTATTTCTTGCAGTGATACTTGTTCAAGTGCTTCTGGGCGCGGCCAGTGTGCGCACTTCTTCCACGAACACACGCACATATCGGAAAGATGATTCAAACATACAAATTGTGGTGCGCAGACTTGTGCACGAGACAAGGAAGCGGTCTGGTTCACACTTCATCAAGCAGATGTGTAACTATGCCGTCTGTTAAAAACTGTTAAAATAACAGGAAACGATCGAAGCATTTTTTCCGGTGCAGCTGCGCATTTCGGTAAAGTTCCATTGCGTTGCATCCTGCTTTGCTTCAAATAAATAGCGGACGAGGGCAGCAACTCGTCGACAGACTTGGTGAGCACTCTCCCAGTGAGTTGCTCTGCTGTCCCTCGCGAGCAGAAAAGGACAACCTCGGTTGGTGCGAGTTCACTTCGATACGGTCCTCAGGCTTGTCTCGGTTGTTTTGTCTGACACCCACGTATGGCGCTGTCACTGAATACGACAGCTGCACGAGACGCCGGTTGGTCGCAGCTACAAGCGTAGGGCCCCAAGAAGGCCTTCAAGAAAGTTCAGAACTGAACTATGCTTGACAGCATAAATGGGAATGAACAAATATGGCCATTTCTTGGACTCGGATTTCCTCAAGGGATGAGCACGTGCTAGAGTTGGACCAACTAATGTACGTTGAGACATTGGCTACTTAATGCCTCGCAACCaaatttactgtacttaaggCAGAAACTCCGAACCAAAAGTTCCTCGAGATCGTGGCAGAAATGCAGCCGCAGCGGACAGTTTTGTTACCAGGGACTACAGAAAATACCCAGAACTTGAGGTATAAATGTGGCTCCAGCTGCAATGCGAACTTTGgatactggtaacctttcagtATGCCTTGAAGATGATGGGGATGTTAAAGACTCAACGGATACAAGCTCGATGAGCGGAGAGAACCTTCTCCAAAACCAGCAAGAACCAGATCCAAGCTCTGCAGTGCCCCAGCGATCCATTCCGTAGACGGCGAGTCGCATGCTTTCAAAGCCCGCACGAGATCTGCTCAGTTCAACAACTTCTACTCCCAATTTTGGTTTGCTGCTGTGATTTGAAAGATATTCTTCATCCTTGAACATTTTTGAAACGGTGTGGAATGTGTAGGAGCACTTCCAGTAAAGATTTTCTATTTGTAAAGATTCCCGCTGCCGCCCTCGTCGAGTTGAGGGCGCTCGGCGCGATTTCTCTTCTCGGGCTGCTCAATCGGGGAGCTTCTCAGGGGAGACGGCACCTTCTTGGCTTCAGCCCGGAGAGCAACTGAGCGCAGCTTCCTGTTTTTGAGAGTCGAACGAATTTCCCATCTTTCATGGCTCAACTCAATATGCTGTAAACATTCTTTCCCTCTAGACCTTcataatcacacacacacacacacacacacgtcctcCAACGCTGTCCTGAATAAAACTCTTTGTCGGTCTAATTTATAATCGGTCAGAATACCACCTAATAAGATTTGAACTGCGGCACAGCCAGGGTCGAAACCCCCATCAAGTGGAACCGTTTGTGCTGGAGATAGCAAGCAGATAGTTCTCCACTAAATAAAGTTCCGACAACTGTTTTTGCAAGTTCAGGGGTGGAGGTGGCGCAACCCACTGCAAGTTTGGGTGATCAACAATAACACAGTGTCCCCGTTTACACCTTCTGCAACTCCCTAAACCAAGAGGCGTGAGCTTCGTCACCTTTCAAAGTGCCCCTCGCTTTTGGCACTACGGCGCTCGTCTGGTTTCAGTCTTGCTCGTCGTCTACAAAGTGATTATACACAAATGGCTAAAAGGTCCAGCTTCAGCTTTGATCATCTCCGCTTTTTACCTCATCAGGATTTGAGTTTTAGATGAAGGTTTGTCCTACATTTTACAGGTTGATCCTAACGTCCCGACTCCAGCCTTACCGAGTTGTACCACCCGAGAGGTCAGATAAACTTGACAGCCCCCTTGTATTCCAGGGCGGCCTAGCCAGGGCCTGATCCCGCTTTGCTTCCGAGATCAGACATCCTCAGTTTGGGAGCCCTCTGACCTACTCCCACTAGCCAAGAGTCCACTGAGGGTTCGGAAGTCCCAGTTTACTAGGCGACTGCAGTTTAGAGAACATCCCATTTATTTTGCACCAATTCCACAGACAAAactttattcaaaacaaatttaacaagAAGGGAATTACAATGCGTCAGCATTAACAATATGcgtatgtaaaataaaatctagAAGTACAAAAATGGTGgaggaaactgaaaaaaaaaaaacaataataataattctactGAAACAAAGCAAATACTTTGGcgtacaaacaataaaaactttGAATAGTACAGTGCAAACCTGGCCAACAAAATgattattgtgattttttttttaataaacatcttTGTCATGACATACTACAATTATTTTCAGTAGATAGTTATTTCTTTTGCGATAACTGCGCCAGCGTCAATGCGTTATAACTGGGCTGGGACGAGCTGCCGTTTCCTCGGCTGCTCACGGGAACTAGCGCGAGGGGACGGCCGGAGTAGGTCGCAGGGGCGAAGGGAAAAGTACACAAGTAGGTGGCGCCGTTGGTCACATTTCTAGCAGTTTGAACCCATGTCGTAGGGTACTGCTGCTGCGGTATCCATTGCGGAGTTTGCTGGTTGGCCCATCCCATCACTGTTTGATGGTGTGCGACCAATGGCACAGTGAAATGGTTTGCAGGCTGCTGGAGGTAAACCTGGACAGGGTGAGACTGCCCTACATTTTCATTCACGGTCTGAAAACTACTTGGCGCCCTGTACTCTGCAGCTGGAGCGTACCTTGAATGCATATTTGTGACACAAGGGATGAGATTCCCAAGACCAGAATCACTCGAATTTGACAGGTGAGCGTCGCTGAGATCTGACTTTGCACCACTGAGAGTAGTCTGAGAGTCTCTTTCTAACTTGCAGTTCTGTacaccatttgctgaaaatggTGAAGCATTTGCATTGCCTTGAGGCACCGCTACCTGATCTGGACTGGAACTTACACAATTGTCAGCCAGCAGTGGTTTGACCTCATAGCCGTCCACCCAATCAGGATCACGGGGGATGGTGGTATTGGTCGACTTATCTTCCATCACAAGCGTGTCCTTGGGTGAGCTACTTGATAAATGAGGATCTGGGGCGACACGTCGGATCCCTGGTGTTGTCGACGGACCGATTTCGCAAGTCCTCAAATCCCATCTACTCTTGCTCGTCACTATTGTGGTGATGGGCTGCGCAGACGTCATGCGAGACACTTTAGCTGCTGGGTTGCCAGCGATGGGAGCAATACAATCATCTGCCTTGCGGGGGAATTTCTCTTCAGAGTTTCCTGTTTTCTACCACAGAGGCACCTTGGTCAACAGGAGCCGGTTCCCCTGGGATCAGTGGAGGGTTAACATCAGGAGACTTGTCCAACTTGGCTCTCAATGACTTGAGTCTCCATTTGGCCGGTCGAGGATCACAGAGGTGGGTCTTACTGGTGCAAATCCTGATTAGTTCGTCCACAGACTCAAGAGATTCTCTTTTTCTGGTGGGAAGGTATTCATCTTGACGAATTGTTGGACTGGTCGTTACACGAGCAACACCTTCAGAGTGCGCCTGTTCTTTTACCTGAAAAGTCGATGACATCTTCGTGACTGGAGTAGCGGTTACAAGAGTTCTGGACTCGGAGCGCATCCGATCATCCTTCACTTGAGAACTTTGTTGAGTTTTGGAGATGGATACATTACTTACAGCAGGTCTGGCCTCCAAGAACAGAGTTTCAGCTTTGACTTTTGAACTAGGCAATGTCTCTGTGCCTGGACCTGCAAATACAGGAGATCCGCAACCCAAGGGAACCACTTCATCTTTCACCTGACAAATCTGTGGCGTTTTCAACATGGTTGTAGTCACGGGAGAACTGCATTCAGAAAATGTCAGTTCAGCATTTACGTGATAACCTGGCTGCTTCTCAAGAATTGTACCAGCACTTTCAGGAGATCTGGAATTCTGAGGCAGTAGTTCGGTGTTTACTTGACAACTAGGTTGCGCCTCAGGAACGCGACCAGCAGTTTCAGGAGATCCGGACTCTTCTGGCTTTAGTTCAGCCTTCACTTGAAAACTAGCCTGCTCCTTAGAAATGGGACCAAGACTTTCAGGAGGTCCATACTTTTGTGGCAAGAGTTCAGCCTTTACATGAAAACTAtgtggctcctcagaaatgGGACCAGCATTTTCTGGAGATTTAGATTCTGGAAGCATCAGCTCTGCCTCGACTTGAAAATTAGGCTTGGCAGCAGTTGCACCAGATCCAGACTCGGGAGGGATAAGCTCAGCCTTCACTTGAGAACTACGCTGTTCCTCAGAAATGGCTTTAGCGGTAACAGACTCTTGAGGCATTAGCTCAGTCTTCACTTGTAAACTAGCCTGCTCCTCACAGGTGGGACCAGGACTTTCAGGAGGTTTGGACTCCAAGAACATCGGTTCACTCTTCACTTGAAAAACAGGGGGAGTCTTGGTGACAGAAACAAAGGTTTCAGCAGGTCTGCATTCTGAGGGTATCAGCTCAGCCTTCACTTGAGAACTACGCTGCTCCTCAGAAATGGCTTGAGCAGTAACAGACTCTTGAGGCATTAGCTCAGCCTTCACTTGTAAACTAGCCTGCTCCTCACAGGTGGGACCAGGACTTTCAGGAGGTTTGGACTCCAAGAACATCGGTTCACGCTTCACTTTGAAGACAGGCGGTGTCCTGGAGAAAACTCCCGAAATTGGCAGTTCTGGTGGAATATGAGAGCTTTTACGATTCTCTTGTGAACTGAGATTCGTTCTAGCTGAAGAGGTAGAAGGAACAGAATCAGCATCTGAGTCCACACACAAGTCCATCTCATGTCCATTCTGCTTCTCAGATGTTTGGCTTGCTTCAaagagacaaagacaaagaaggAATGCAATAAAAGTGTCATTTGTCATCTAAAAGCATTGCCATACCAGTTTGTTGTGATTCGATGACAGGCTGTCTGGTGGCACTCTGCAGCACATCGAGAGCTTTGAATGACAAGAGGTAAAAAGTTGATACACACTCACAGGCAACAAACCAGGTCGTAAGTGACATTTAGTGATACCTTCTCCAAATGGAGCGTTCCAAATGTACTCGTACATGTCCTGAGAGAGGTCTATAACCTTTGCAAGAAATGGAGGAGGTATTTAGCATGAGGAGGTATTTGCGATGGCATGCTTAAAGTTACCTTTGCGTCCATCTTTTTGGAACGCTCCTGTGCCGCGATATTAATCGCGACATCACGGAGGAGTTCTAGTTTCATCTCCTCTCCGATGTCCTCCTCGTACCAAAATGCATCCATATATTGAGGATATACTCTTAActgcaacaaaatatttcatagCTTACAttctatacatttttaaagagcGAGCAACAGAGAGTCTTTACCATGTACGCGAGCCGATGCGTCACGCTAACCATGTGCTGGCAGATTTCACCGACAATGAGTTTCTGGCTGCAGCTCTGACACAAGTAGAACGAGTTTCCAGACGTCCCATGGCACTCGTACACAGACACTAGACCTGATCGGgcaattattttatcattagcGTTTGCTTTAGTTGGACGGTGGCGGGTTCCTGCGAGGGACACTCCTACCCACCTACGACTGGCTGGTTGGAGGGTCCCTTCACCCACAAAAACGTGGTCAAGTTACTTGCGCTTCCTGCAACAAAAGTAGCATCAGCGCATCACGTTCTCAGAGACTTCTGGGGTAAAGTCAACTTACCGGAACGGATGGGCGCCTGGGAAGCACTATGCCCGCAGTTAGATCCTGCATCTATTGGCACCTTATGCAGACTGGACCATCCATCATTCGAGCACCTTACAACCGGACTCTGTGGTTCTGCGTTCAGCGACGCAGGACCCAGGTCAGGTCCCAACGAGGACCTATTACAGCCTTCCAGATCCTCACCACCTTGCTTTAAACCTGGTTTACCAAACTGTGGCTCTGGTCCCAACAGCTCTGAAGGTGAGGGACAATCGGAGCCTTCCAGATTCACCTCAACATCATTTAAGCATGGATCACGAAAGTGTGGTTCTGGACCCAACGACACTGCTGGTGAGGGCTCATTGAAGCCAGACAGATTCTCCTTATTGTCCTGTGAACCTGGATCACCAAACTTCAGCACTGGTCCCAACAACACCGAATGCAAGGGCTCGTCAGAGCCTTCCACATTCTTCTCGGCGTCCTTTAAACCTGGATCATCAATTTGCGGGTCTGGGCCAAATGACACTGAACTTAAGGGCTCCTCAAAATCATCCAGATTGTCCTCTGCGAACTTTAAAGCGCCATCATCAATCTCCTGCTGCTCGCATGCCTCTTTGCCACATTTGTATCCATGGATACTGTGAACAGTGGCCTCTGGCTCGGTAGTTGGACCGGCGGCAGTTCTCGCATGGGTCTCTGGATCAAATTCTACCCAGAAAAAGATGACATTATGAAATTCATTATCAATTCAAACAGATTGTCATGAATACCGTGTGCTAGTACTAAAAACCCAGGCATTTGCTATATGGGTCTTAGACCCAAGAATAGTATAACTGTCTGGTCTTCTCCTATTGTGGTTCACTAGGTTGAACGGCGTATTAAAACAAACTACTAAAACATAATGAACGGCGCTCAGCCAAAATGTAGACCTTGCGCAATGGAAAGGTGGCTGCCAACTGCCCCACACAAGAAGCTACTTTCTGGATTCCAACGCAAGCGTAACGCGATGGCCAAACGTGACAATGAAAGCAGCAAACCCATCGGAACGCTCCACGGATGGAGACATCTCGGTAGTCTTCAGTCGAAAGGAGACCGGCTACGACTAATGTATAAAAACAACCTCTCGCGCCCAGCTTTAGCTAAAAATCCATCTCTCGTCCCAGAGTGTGAACGTCACTAAATTCAATGAATTACCATCATCCGGGCTCGATAGTCCTTGCAAGGAGGTGGGGGAAACATGTCCTAAAGGCACCAAAGTGTTGGATAAAACCAGGAAGTGAGTCTCCAATCTCTGTAAAGCTAAAATCAAAGACCAATGATTATTTTGGCTTCCATTTCCCATACAGATCTGCCATCGATCGCTGTTatttcgtctttttttttttcttctctcattTACCTCGGTCTTCTGGAAGATCCGACAGCTCCTTGTACTCATCGTTGGTCACTTCTATTGTCTGGCAGAAAAGACGAGACAGTCAATTTCTTGAAAAGACATGAAAGAAGAAGTCCATCTCTCTTGATATCCAGATTGACTTTTCAAGCGCGTGTTATAACGGTTAAAACAAACTCACCTGGATGTTCCGAAGTCCCAAACACTTCTCCACCTCAGTCATGCTAAAAGTAAACTTCTTTTGGTTGATGCGTGTCAACTGCTTGTCATTCAATTCTGGGAACCTCCGTTTCTTGTTGGGGATTTAACGGCACACACCGTGAACACCTTTGGCAGCGTTTAAATATGGAGTACGTTTTTGAAAGATGCACACACCATATAGTTGTATAGGTGAATGTTTTCCGTAAGGTGACTGGAACATTCCAATCTTATTCGGCACAGAGTGCAGTAGGACTGCTTCCGCCCGTTGCTGTTAACTGCAACTATAAAGCTTAGgcctacaaaataaaatcaaaatcaacatttaaaacggAATGAATCACAAGGACCAACTCATACAGACTCGCTGAACAATCATACTCACCAACTTTCAAAAAACTCAGCTTAGTTCTGCTATGCGATAGCTTGGCTGTTGTGGTTGCGCGTCTGACTTCAGCCCGTGGTTCTGCATCGTCACGGGACCCCCATGTGTTGTTCACTTTCTTGGCAGAAGATTCCGATTTTCTGCATTTAGGTGGTGCCACTGCTGCAGTGGCCAGCCCGGCGCGAGACGGGACCGGCGCTTTCAATGCAGACTCCGGGTTCGTCCTGGACGTCCCGCTCGAGCGTCTCTCTCTTTCAGTTCTCTCTTTGGGTGCTTTGTGCCGCACTGATAACGCTGGGAAAGAAGTTTTGGGGTGTGAGATTGGTGCTGTAGACTTGGAAGCAGAGCCCAGACAACGTGCGACAGGTGTGGTCGACTCGGCAGTTGAGGTAAACCTAGAGGTTGTTGCTCCATGTATGGCATTGGGCGTTGTGGGCTTGGTGGCGGTCGCACCACGGATGACTGTAGAGGTTCGAGCACCGCGTATGACAGGAGTTGCTGTGGGCTTCGTAGCGGCTGCAGGCGTGGTCAAAGTAGAGATTTTAGCATCGCGGACGGCGGTAGTTTCCGTGGGCTGGGTGAGAGTTGAAGGTGCAGCAAACGTACAAGCTGTAGGACCATAAATGATGGTCGGTACTGTGGACTTGGTGGGGCTTGCTGTAACTCTTGCGGATGTTGTAGTACAACTGGTAGCAGATGCAGTTGACCTTTGGGTGGTTGAAGTTGCACTGGAGGACGTTGCTATAACTTTGCAGGCTTTTGTGGTACTGACAGTAGGTGCTATAGACTTTGCGGTGGTTGATGTGACACTAGAGTATGTTTCTGTAACTCTACAGCATTGCGCCGTACTGGCAGAGGGAGCCATCGACTTGTCTGCCAATACAGGTGCGCCGCAGAAGGCTGCTGTAACGCGGGATTTTGTGCTACCGGAGGTTGTCGCTATCCTGGGCTTTGTAGTACAACTGGCGGTAGATGCGGTGGACTTTGTTGCAGTGAATTTAGAGCTTGCAACCATAAGGgtaacatttgtgtttgttgtgcaCAGGGTGCTTTGTTTAGAGGTGGTTTCAGTGCTGGCAGCCACGGGTACAGTCTCCTTTTGATCCCAACTCTCATATTTTATCTTGGGCTTTTCTTCATGCTCTGCGATCTCCCTGGAGTCCCTTCGTTGTCTTTTATAGCCGATCTCGTCATCCTGAGGGGCACTCGGCCTCTTTCGCTCCCATTCGTCATTTGCAGACGCCCGAACGTGGGCGCTCCTTTGTTGTCCCGTCTCGTCCGCTGTGTTTTTGGCGCTGGCGGTCCTACTACTGTTTGCAGGGTTTTGATTAGTCTTTCTTGAAGGGGACGTTGCCATCTTGCTTTTCGTACTGTACCCTGGGGTCGCCCCTGTCGCACTTTCTGTGGGGACTGGAACATGCAATGAAAAAGCCTGAGATTAGTCTTGGCAATCAGAACATTTTCAAACCCAGCACATTACCTCGGCTAACGAACTACGTTGAAAAGCATTGCAGAACTGGGAGGACTTAAGAAGAACCCTTGGACCTCCACAACAAAACTGGGTTCTCGCTTTCACAAGGAGGTCAGGAAACCTAAATACTGCCTTCTTTGCAGACACccacccaacattataaaaccAACACATGCACTTTTTTGGTTTGGCTTACCCAACGGTGCTTGAGGTAGGACGAGGGGCATAAGGGGACTTTTGCTGTTCCTCCTCTTTGCTGCACTCAGGATTAATTTCACTGGCAAGCACATGGTATTTAAAACAAGAGAATACCACCGTCAAGGCGTTGACATTAAATGTGCGACAGAAAAACCACACCCGGTTTCTCGACGTTTCATACATCAATGTCTGGATTCTCACATCCAAAGCAGGCCAGACACATCCAAAGTAATATCAGATCATTCAGATTTGTAATCACCTGTGAAGCatcatgtatttatatattggCATCAgactcaaaaataaaaaaacaaaaacaatctaaactgaaaaaaaaacattggctaGACATGGAGTAGCGTCTCGAAGCAGTCCACTTCGCTGCTCTGACCTCGTCCCTGCGCCGCTCCAACAATTGCTTTGCCGAATGGGAACGCTGCATCGCGACGCAGCAAGTCAGATAACGAATTTAAAGAGGAGAACGAATCATTTCCTTCACAATCACCGGCCAATTCGGAAGCGACCTACTGCTACTCCGCGTGCTGCCTCTTCAGGGTCAGTCTGGGTAGCAAGACAGAAACTGTTGCACGTGGTGTGCTTTGTGAGTCATCTGGAGTACACACAAGGATTATTTttgcacattaaaaatgtaaactttggATGCCTATGTAGCCTGCGTAACTGGAGCCTGGAGGTTGTCACAAAGCCAACTTTCACCCTAAAACATCACTTTTGGAACTGGAAAAGCTTCTTTACCTTTGACGTAATCGCAGGGTTCCTCAACGGGCCTTTCCAACTTCAGTTTCTACGTAGAAGACATTGAGATAAAAACGGTAGCCTCGTCGTTCCGGTTCAAACGTCGGCTCTGCCATACCTGGACGTGCGATACGCTGTGAATACGTGCAGCCTGGGTTGCCAGGTCCAGTAATTCTTTTGTATCGCAATGGGGCCTCAACGAGCCAGGATGGAATCGTTCCTTTAgagcaggaaaaacaaaaaacaaaaacccaccACAATCGCTGGTCAATCCACTTCGGATTCATCCTTAAAAACATTTGGGACAAGCGAAAGAACTGACGAGAAACATGGCGACGTGTTCCCAACTGAAAGCGTGAGCGTAGCCTTCCTGGTCCGTCAGCCGCCTTCTACACAGCAGACACATCACGGAATCGTACGTGGCGTCGCGAGCCGGGTCGTAGGACTCGTGCGACACCATGAAACTGCGTCCTGCGACGGAAAAGGGTCGATTGAGCCCCCGCGGGGAAGGAAGCGTTGCTCACATTTCGTCGCAGCTACTTGACTCACCCAAAAGCGGGTAAGTCTTGTGTTCTTGGAGTTGGCTGAAGGTTTGGCACGGCGGTACTGAACACACACGACAATTAACACTTGCTAACGTCAGTGAGGTGAAACTCTACATCGAATTGGGCTGGATTTGCAATGCACGGTTCATGCAACAATCGGACTTTTTATGACGCCGCAAGTGCGTGACAGCAGGCTTGGGCAGATTATGACAGATGATAAGCTTAAGCAAAAATTATAGTTTAATGGCACTGCGATTACAGCGCTAAAATGGAATATTTTGAGATTTTTGGgtacataacttttttttccctttgaagCCAGAGCAGAAACGAACTGAGGTCCGCCGTGCTAGTTCACATCGTCTACATGGTGTTTACGGTATTTCACCAATTGTAGACTAACTTTCGTAGCTGGCTGCAAATGTTCGTTTCAAGCGTCACGTTCATATATTAACATGACCTTCAAGTGAATTGCCTTTTGTCGCCGTATAACAGCATGGATCCAAATTTACGAGTCATTTCTTCAAGtgcctaaaaaaaacatgacagcatGTTTTGAAAGGCACGTAACTCACTGACGGGTCGTGTCACTTTGCCCGCACTGATgatgaaaaacacttgaaatgtacattgaAATTGgacccgcccccccaaaaaaagacaaaaaaactaataaatccAAAAAAACGGATATAGACAT
This is a stretch of genomic DNA from Phycodurus eques isolate BA_2022a chromosome 20, UOR_Pequ_1.1, whole genome shotgun sequence. It encodes these proteins:
- the LOC133396161 gene encoding uncharacterized protein LOC133396161 isoform X1, whose translation is MANFFDMYFGATKWSDGLSCQVCLAKYKIFAEFKRHISSKEHQKKMTQVFQTEDHSIPGKLPPILIMDRSIQLTIQQPVLGLQLLTVCFSRGVGNVLYLCHVCEETVLDHKILEHLTSGCHEFIYYVSRRPFAHKWPRSHLHPCICLQSYADANMLEVSWIPCEDVRVNPGLRKMLEHSNVSGVGPLKMLNLPYRLVSLYENYSYFQVMHALTLYDELPTLLQVDVKPKKVPVQQNQEDPRKNHLPLDPSQKSYKIHCQNCKLPLDTPEQYFQHVQNKKHKMTVLSIHGNVHSSFDTEGMKDSCDHRAAAAESQTLEQLLFDQLDKRSVPGAAMMVLCYSSEFASEAVCICCACHDAFSKSLLTKHLKSHKHLLQTLLHLNPWRLPFGWQKVPERKFLKAKVEAEEKERGWTQVVLKVMDLPGSVLRSIIPPSYQKVMDRLSRRHVVLKRNVPPCQTFSQLQEHKTYPLLGRSFMVSHESYDPARDATYDSVMCLLCRRRLTDQEGYAHAFSWEHVAMFLERFHPGSLRPHCDTKELLDLATQAARIHSVSHVQKLKLERPVEEPCDYVKVKLILSAAKRRNSKSPLMPLVLPQAPLVPTESATGATPGYSTKSKMATSPSRKTNQNPANSSRTASAKNTADETGQQRSAHVRASANDEWERKRPSAPQDDEIGYKRQRRDSREIAEHEEKPKIKYESWDQKETVPVAASTETTSKQSTLCTTNTNVTLMVASSKFTATKSTASTASCTTKPRIATTSGSTKSRVTAAFCGAPVLADKSMAPSASTAQCCRVTETYSSVTSTTAKSIAPTVSTTKACKVIATSSSATSTTQRSTASATSCTTTSARVTASPTKSTVPTIIYGPTACTFAAPSTLTQPTETTAVRDAKISTLTTPAAATKPTATPVIRGARTSTVIRGATATKPTTPNAIHGATTSRFTSTAESTTPVARCLGSASKSTAPISHPKTSFPALSVRHKAPKERTERERRSSGTSRTNPESALKAPVPSRAGLATAAVAPPKCRKSESSAKKVNNTWGSRDDAEPRAEVRRATTTAKLSHSRTKLSFLKVGLSFIVAVNSNGRKQSYCTLCRIRLECSSHLTENIHLYNYMKRRFPELNDKQLTRINQKKFTFSMTEVEKCLGLRNIQTIEVTNDEYKELSDLPEDRALQRLETHFLVLSNTLVPLGHVSPTSLQGLSSPDDEFDPETHARTAAGPTTEPEATVHSIHGYKCGKEACEQQEIDDGALKFAEDNLDDFEEPLSSVSFGPDPQIDDPGLKDAEKNVEGSDEPLHSVLLGPVLKFGDPGSQDNKENLSGFNEPSPAVSLGPEPHFRDPCLNDVEVNLEGSDCPSPSELLGPEPQFGKPGLKQGGEDLEGCNRSSLGPDLGPASLNAEPQSPVVRCSNDGWSSLHKVPIDAGSNCGHSASQAPIRSGSASNLTTFLWVKGPSNQPVVGLVSVYECHGTSGNSFYLCQSCSQKLIVGEICQHMVSVTHRLAYMLRVYPQYMDAFWYEEDIGEEMKLELLRDVAINIAAQERSKKMDAKVIDLSQDMYEYIWNAPFGEALDVLQSATRQPVIESQQTASQTSEKQNGHEMDLCVDSDADSVPSTSSARTNLSSQENRKSSHIPPELPISGVFSRTPPVFKVKREPMFLESKPPESPGPTCEEQASLQVKAELMPQESVTAQAISEEQRSSQVKAELIPSECRPAETFVSVTKTPPVFQVKSEPMFLESKPPESPGPTCEEQASLQVKTELMPQESVTAKAISEEQRSSQVKAELIPPESGSGATAAKPNFQVEAELMLPESKSPENAGPISEEPHSFHVKAELLPQKYGPPESLGPISKEQASFQVKAELKPEESGSPETAGRVPEAQPSCQVNTELLPQNSRSPESAGTILEKQPGYHVNAELTFSECSSPVTTTMLKTPQICQVKDEVVPLGCGSPVFAGPGTETLPSSKVKAETLFLEARPAVSNVSISKTQQSSQVKDDRMRSESRTLVTATPVTKMSSTFQVKEQAHSEGVARVTTSPTIRQDEYLPTRKRESLESVDELIRICTSKTHLCDPRPAKWRLKSLRAKLDKSPDVNPPLIPGEPAPVDQGASVVENRKL